The proteins below come from a single Dinghuibacter silviterrae genomic window:
- a CDS encoding protein-L-isoaspartate(D-aspartate) O-methyltransferase — MRQYEDTYRHKGLRKNLITSLKQKGITDERVLEAINALPRHFFLDTAFDAIAYEDRAFPIGEGQTISQPYTVAYQTQLLEVKSFEKILEIGTGSAYQASVLAEMGAYVYTIERQKKLFDANKNFIFKSKYPHLKFFYGDGFEGLPTYAPFDKILITAAAPYIPVPLKAQLKVGGKMVIPVDEGNAQRMLRLTKENEEGSFREEAFDQFSFVPMLTGKRG, encoded by the coding sequence ATGCGTCAATACGAGGACACTTACCGCCACAAAGGCCTTCGCAAGAATCTGATAACCAGTCTGAAACAAAAGGGCATCACCGACGAACGTGTCCTGGAAGCCATCAACGCCCTGCCCCGTCACTTCTTCCTGGACACCGCCTTTGACGCCATCGCTTACGAAGACCGGGCGTTCCCGATAGGGGAGGGGCAGACCATATCCCAGCCATATACCGTGGCCTACCAAACCCAGTTGCTGGAGGTAAAATCCTTTGAAAAAATATTGGAGATCGGCACGGGGAGCGCGTACCAGGCGAGCGTGCTCGCGGAAATGGGGGCTTATGTGTACACGATCGAACGTCAAAAGAAGCTGTTTGACGCGAACAAAAACTTTATTTTCAAAAGCAAATATCCCCACCTGAAGTTCTTTTATGGGGACGGTTTCGAGGGGCTGCCGACCTACGCGCCTTTCGATAAAATCCTGATTACCGCGGCAGCGCCCTACATACCCGTGCCGCTCAAAGCCCAGTTGAAAGTAGGTGGGAAAATGGTGATCCCCGTCGACGAAGGAAACGCCCAGCGGATGTTGCGCCTGACAAAGGAAAATGAAGAAGGCTCCTTCAGGGAAGAAGCCTTCGATCAATTTTCTTTTGTGCCTATGCTGACGGGCAAAAGGGGCTAG
- a CDS encoding FecR family protein: MLAESIIRKYLSGAATPDEAAKVEEWIDASPEHRRAFEQVWHEWQALLGKGDYRAPDVAGEWKAWRTKHGPAPFPKGAAFGMYAAVLIIAGVTGVVVYKHTAPARAVVVRDSTLFDANRTIDMRKNDTGYQARPGATLASGVVSGGPTGGDAGASSTLKSANGASTAPKSNAGERAAGAPGAAVSVNGRSYAGGASPAAVSMRHRHTTHSMDKPVPPVLTYADAPLPKVLESLSKTYGVRFVVRNPQLLRCRVTTQFDHKPLHYILDVLAATLQIQYYFDHEKQTIQLSGEGSN; encoded by the coding sequence ATGCTGGCTGAATCCATCATACGGAAATATCTCTCCGGCGCCGCAACGCCCGACGAGGCGGCGAAGGTCGAGGAGTGGATCGACGCCTCCCCGGAGCACCGGAGGGCGTTCGAGCAGGTTTGGCATGAGTGGCAGGCACTGCTGGGGAAGGGAGATTACCGGGCCCCGGATGTGGCGGGGGAATGGAAGGCCTGGAGGACAAAGCATGGGCCTGCGCCTTTTCCAAAGGGGGCGGCGTTTGGCATGTATGCAGCGGTGTTGATAATCGCGGGGGTGACGGGGGTGGTGGTTTACAAGCATACGGCTCCGGCCCGCGCAGTTGTTGTGCGGGACAGTACGCTTTTCGACGCAAATAGGACAATTGACATGAGAAAGAACGATACCGGGTACCAGGCACGCCCCGGCGCTACGCTTGCGTCGGGGGTTGTGTCTGGTGGCCCCACTGGGGGCGACGCCGGGGCGTCATCTACGTTGAAGTCTGCCAACGGCGCGTCAACCGCGCCGAAGTCTAACGCCGGCGAGCGGGCTGCAGGCGCACCCGGTGCCGCTGTGTCCGTCAACGGCAGGTCGTATGCCGGTGGCGCGTCACCGGCCGCCGTATCCATGCGCCACAGGCACACGACACATTCCATGGATAAGCCCGTCCCCCCCGTCCTAACATACGCTGACGCACCCCTACCAAAGGTCCTGGAAAGCCTTTCAAAGACCTACGGGGTGCGCTTCGTGGTCCGCAATCCGCAACTGCTCCGGTGCCGCGTGACCACCCAATTCGATCATAAACCGCTGCACTACATATTGGACGTCCTGGCGGCGACCTTGCAAATACAATACTACTTCGATCATGAAAAGCAAACCATTCAGTTATCGGGTGAGGGTAGTAACTAA
- a CDS encoding phospho-sugar mutase: MDTKTQQRVQSWLQGNYDPETKAAILDLQKNHPDELTDAFYRTLEFGTGGLRGIMGVGTNRMNQYTVGMATQGYANYLKAQVQGEVRVAIAHDCRNNSRKFAEITAGVMGANGIKVFLFESLRPTPELSFAIRNLNCHGGVVCTASHNPKEYNGYKAYWNDGGQLVPPHDKNVINEVNKIESLDDVKWGGGESNITIIGKNIDDAFIEMSKGLSVYPDIIAAQHDLSIVYTPIHGSGITLVPEVLKRYGFTNVHIVKEQATPDGNFPTVVYPNPEEAEAMSLGMKLAQSINADILAGTDPDADRVGIGVKDHKGRWVLLNGNQTAVLAFNYLMEARKAKGIATPQDMVVKTIVTSDMIDVLAGKYGVSCYNVLTGFKWIAELIKEKEGKEHYIIGGEESYGLMVGDKVRDKDAVTAVAILCEMAAYEKAKGRSLYDKLIDLYKQCGFYKESLISLTKKGMHGQEEIAAMMEGYRSNPPSTIAGIAVKSILDYQQQVGKNLESEEIYPLALPKSNVLQFLLADGTKISARPSGTEPKIKFYFSVNAPLADVADFEKVEALLDGKIKGIIEDMKLK; this comes from the coding sequence ATGGATACGAAGACTCAACAGCGTGTACAATCCTGGCTTCAGGGTAATTACGACCCTGAGACCAAGGCAGCGATCCTGGACCTGCAGAAAAACCATCCCGACGAACTGACCGACGCCTTCTACCGGACCCTGGAATTCGGGACCGGCGGTTTGCGCGGTATCATGGGTGTGGGCACCAATCGTATGAACCAATACACCGTGGGCATGGCCACCCAGGGGTACGCCAACTACCTCAAGGCCCAGGTGCAAGGCGAGGTCCGCGTGGCCATCGCCCACGACTGCCGCAACAACAGCCGCAAGTTCGCCGAGATTACGGCGGGCGTCATGGGCGCCAACGGCATCAAGGTTTTTCTTTTTGAAAGCCTGCGGCCTACGCCCGAGCTTTCTTTTGCTATCCGTAACTTGAACTGTCACGGTGGCGTGGTGTGTACCGCCTCCCACAACCCCAAAGAATACAACGGCTACAAGGCCTACTGGAACGACGGCGGTCAGCTCGTACCCCCCCACGACAAAAACGTCATCAACGAGGTCAACAAGATCGAGTCCCTCGACGACGTCAAATGGGGCGGGGGAGAGTCCAACATCACCATCATCGGCAAAAATATCGACGACGCATTCATCGAGATGTCCAAAGGGCTTTCGGTCTATCCCGACATCATCGCCGCCCAACACGACCTCTCCATCGTGTATACACCGATACACGGCAGCGGGATCACCCTCGTCCCCGAAGTCCTCAAACGCTATGGTTTTACCAACGTCCACATCGTCAAGGAACAAGCCACACCCGACGGCAACTTCCCCACGGTCGTTTACCCCAACCCCGAGGAAGCCGAAGCCATGAGCCTGGGGATGAAGCTCGCACAGTCCATCAATGCCGACATTCTCGCCGGCACCGACCCCGACGCAGACCGCGTGGGGATCGGCGTCAAGGATCACAAAGGCCGCTGGGTCTTGCTCAACGGCAACCAAACCGCCGTCCTCGCCTTCAACTACCTCATGGAAGCCCGCAAGGCAAAAGGCATCGCCACCCCCCAGGACATGGTCGTAAAAACCATCGTCACCTCCGACATGATCGACGTCCTCGCCGGCAAATACGGCGTCAGCTGTTATAACGTCCTCACCGGTTTTAAGTGGATCGCCGAGCTCATCAAGGAAAAAGAAGGCAAAGAACACTACATCATCGGTGGTGAAGAAAGCTACGGCCTCATGGTCGGCGACAAGGTCCGCGACAAAGACGCCGTCACCGCCGTCGCCATCCTTTGCGAGATGGCCGCCTACGAAAAAGCCAAAGGCCGCTCGCTCTACGACAAACTCATCGACCTCTACAAACAATGCGGTTTCTATAAGGAGTCCCTCATCTCCCTCACCAAAAAAGGGATGCACGGACAGGAAGAAATCGCCGCCATGATGGAAGGATATCGCTCGAATCCTCCCTCCACCATCGCCGGTATCGCCGTCAAATCCATCCTCGACTACCAGCAACAGGTGGGCAAAAACCTGGAAAGTGAGGAAATCTATCCCCTCGCGCTCCCCAAATCAAATGTGCTCCAGTTTCTCCTCGCCGATGGCACGAAGATCTCCGCGCGTCCGTCCGGTACCGAGCCGAAGATTAAGTTCTATTTCAGTGTGAATGCGCCGCTTGCCGATGTCGCGGATTTCGAAAAGGTCGAGGCCTTGCTCGATGGGAAGATTAAGGGGATTATTGAGGATATGAAATTAAAATAA
- a CDS encoding 4Fe-4S dicluster domain-containing protein has protein sequence MHVLQEIVFIVVLIGAVGLFAAKIREIRQNIGLGKPGEPVTQKGRRWRYTLLYALGQKRLFRYPMVGVLHFFIYAGFIIINLEILEIIVDGVLGTHRVFAPVMGAAYAPFIGAFEVLAVLVLFACIVFLIRRNILHTRRLNTADLNGWPRKDANIILITESILMLLFLTMDACDPAGGFAVSRLVRPGWSPETMETVARTCWWLHILGILAFLNYLPYSKHFHIILGFPNTFYAPLDEPGKMHNMPDVQKEVEYVFHPELAPSGAEAPQHFGAKDVFQLSRLQLLQAYSCTECGRCSAACPANQTGKKLSPRKIMMDTRDRLEEVGRNVKKNGAFQDDGKTLLHGYVSPEELRACTTCNACVQECPVSISPLSIILELRRALVMEESNAPAEWNAMFSNVENNFAPWKFSPDDRAQWTQD, from the coding sequence ATGCACGTCCTCCAGGAGATCGTTTTTATCGTCGTGCTGATCGGTGCCGTGGGGTTGTTTGCCGCAAAGATCAGGGAGATCCGCCAGAATATAGGCCTGGGCAAGCCCGGGGAACCGGTCACCCAAAAAGGCCGCCGTTGGCGGTATACCTTGCTGTACGCCCTGGGACAGAAGCGTCTTTTCCGGTACCCGATGGTGGGGGTGCTCCACTTCTTTATTTATGCGGGTTTTATCATCATTAACCTGGAGATCCTGGAAATTATCGTGGACGGGGTGTTGGGCACCCACCGGGTGTTTGCCCCCGTGATGGGCGCCGCCTATGCCCCTTTTATAGGCGCTTTCGAGGTGCTGGCGGTGCTGGTATTGTTCGCCTGTATTGTATTCCTGATCCGCCGCAACATACTGCATACACGACGGTTGAATACCGCCGACCTGAACGGCTGGCCCCGGAAAGACGCGAATATCATCCTCATTACGGAAAGCATATTGATGCTCCTTTTCCTCACCATGGATGCCTGTGACCCAGCCGGAGGCTTCGCCGTGTCACGACTGGTACGACCCGGGTGGTCTCCGGAGACGATGGAAACCGTGGCAAGGACCTGCTGGTGGCTGCATATCCTGGGGATATTGGCTTTCCTGAACTACCTCCCCTACTCGAAGCACTTCCACATTATTCTGGGTTTTCCCAACACGTTTTATGCCCCTTTGGATGAACCGGGGAAGATGCACAATATGCCGGACGTCCAAAAAGAGGTCGAATACGTTTTTCATCCCGAACTGGCGCCATCGGGAGCGGAGGCGCCCCAGCATTTCGGTGCGAAAGATGTCTTTCAACTAAGCCGGTTGCAGCTCCTGCAAGCCTATTCCTGTACCGAATGCGGGCGTTGTTCGGCCGCATGCCCGGCGAACCAGACCGGTAAAAAACTATCCCCCCGGAAGATTATGATGGATACCCGGGACCGTTTGGAAGAGGTGGGACGTAATGTTAAGAAAAATGGCGCCTTTCAGGACGACGGCAAAACCTTGCTTCATGGGTACGTCAGCCCGGAGGAGCTTCGTGCCTGTACGACCTGTAACGCGTGTGTACAGGAATGCCCCGTTAGCATCAGCCCGCTGTCTATCATCCTGGAATTGAGAAGGGCACTGGTCATGGAAGAAAGCAACGCTCCCGCGGAATGGAATGCGATGTTCTCGAATGTCGAAAACAATTTTGCCCCTTGGAAATTCAGCCCGGACGACCGGGCCCAATGGACCCAGGACTAA
- a CDS encoding phosphoribosyltransferase family protein yields the protein MSERKYILSADTAARKLERMAYEIAERNTGATSLVLAGVHENGMHLAVLLQKMLVTIGLPPADLVEIQLDKKHPTTVTLSKDIPMDGQTIILVDDVANSGKTLLYALKPFLHKHPAGIQTLVLVDRAHKAYPVQPDYVGLSLSTTLQEHIFVEVEKDGVKGAWLE from the coding sequence ATGAGTGAAAGAAAATACATCCTTTCGGCGGATACGGCGGCCCGGAAACTGGAGCGTATGGCGTATGAGATTGCCGAGCGGAACACCGGGGCCACTTCCCTTGTCCTGGCGGGGGTACACGAAAACGGCATGCACCTTGCGGTACTGCTCCAAAAAATGCTGGTAACGATAGGGCTACCCCCCGCCGACCTCGTGGAGATCCAACTCGACAAAAAGCACCCCACGACCGTTACCCTCAGCAAGGACATCCCCATGGACGGACAAACCATCATCCTCGTCGACGACGTCGCCAACAGCGGCAAAACCCTGCTGTACGCCCTGAAACCCTTTCTCCACAAGCACCCCGCGGGTATACAAACCCTCGTGCTCGTTGACCGGGCCCACAAAGCCTACCCCGTACAACCCGACTATGTAGGGCTTTCCTTGTCTACCACCCTTCAGGAGCATATCTTCGTGGAGGTGGAGAAAGACGGCGTGAAAGGGGCATGGCTTGAATAA
- a CDS encoding YceI family protein, producing the protein MPSQRNSMLQRLMMCTAGLFLALAVSAQDYKPVDDSSSIGFGIKNFGVTVSGTLKGLKGDIHFEPGNLGACTFAVSVASKTINSGIDMRDNHLKKEDFLNVDAFPVITFKSTKITASTKAGYMFLFGDLTIKGVTKAISFPFQAQPNGNGYTFTGDVTINRRDFGVGGSSLSMSDQVKINLKVVAQPAK; encoded by the coding sequence TTGCCTTCTCAAAGAAATTCCATGCTTCAACGCCTGATGATGTGCACGGCCGGTCTTTTTTTGGCCCTGGCCGTGTCTGCCCAAGATTATAAACCGGTTGACGACAGTTCTTCGATAGGATTTGGGATCAAAAATTTTGGGGTGACCGTTAGCGGTACCCTTAAAGGCCTTAAGGGGGACATCCACTTCGAGCCAGGCAACCTTGGCGCCTGTACTTTTGCGGTCAGCGTGGCGTCAAAAACCATTAATTCGGGTATTGACATGCGCGACAATCACCTGAAAAAGGAGGATTTTCTGAATGTCGATGCTTTCCCCGTAATAACTTTTAAATCGACAAAGATAACCGCATCTACCAAGGCCGGATACATGTTTCTGTTTGGGGATCTGACCATCAAAGGCGTCACCAAGGCCATCTCTTTCCCCTTCCAGGCGCAACCTAACGGGAACGGCTATACCTTTACGGGGGATGTTACCATCAACCGCCGGGACTTCGGTGTAGGCGGCTCCAGCCTGTCTATGTCCGACCAGGTGAAGATTAACCTCAAGGTGGTGGCACAACCGGCTAAATGA
- a CDS encoding RNA polymerase sigma-70 factor: MGQRYAIKKITRAVRVPLYFCVLLQKTPIVLASRNNLAAVEQAFHTHYTGMHRYAYTLLRDQEAAREAVQQVFTRLLENADRLEIKTSLQGYLYKSLYHHCVNRMTRERPRVPIQDGDDLSLSADWLVECRELQTRIREVVAELPPGCREIFLKSREEQKSYAQIAAENGISVKTVEAQVGKALRILRERLEAYGVILCLFIYLFVYAG, from the coding sequence ATGGGGCAAAGATACGCGATAAAAAAAATTACGCGCGCCGTAAGGGTCCCCCTCTATTTTTGTGTCTTACTCCAGAAGACTCCTATCGTTTTGGCAAGTCGAAACAATCTAGCGGCCGTTGAACAGGCTTTTCATACGCATTATACCGGTATGCACCGGTATGCGTATACCCTTTTGCGTGACCAGGAGGCGGCCAGGGAGGCGGTGCAACAGGTGTTTACCAGGCTTTTGGAAAATGCGGACAGACTTGAGATCAAGACCAGCCTCCAGGGGTATCTGTACAAGTCTTTATACCATCACTGCGTCAACCGGATGACGCGGGAACGCCCTCGCGTGCCGATTCAAGACGGGGATGATTTGTCTTTGTCCGCGGACTGGCTGGTGGAGTGCCGGGAGTTGCAGACTCGGATCCGGGAAGTGGTCGCCGAACTACCACCGGGGTGCAGGGAAATATTTCTAAAAAGCCGGGAGGAGCAAAAAAGCTACGCCCAGATCGCCGCGGAGAACGGCATCTCGGTAAAGACGGTAGAGGCCCAGGTGGGCAAGGCGCTCCGTATCCTCCGGGAACGGTTGGAAGCCTATGGGGTGATCCTTTGTTTATTTATATACCTGTTTGTTTATGCTGGCTGA
- a CDS encoding LysE family translocator gives MMLNLLYVFGVGLLISFLGTLPLGTLNVAAMQIANKENIKAGIHFSLGVALVEIIYLRISLKGMGWVIEHHQLFYWLGWVTVAMLLALAFFTFRAATHPHKKKNILLDNSMGRFWLGATMSALNPVQIPFWFGWSTYLLTNRILLPRTIEFNFFTAGGGIGTLMGLAVFIWGGNYIIQKLDANQKKLDIFIGCIFLLTAFIQAYKVLTQH, from the coding sequence ATGATGCTCAACCTCCTCTATGTATTTGGCGTAGGCCTGTTGATCAGCTTCCTGGGCACGTTACCCCTGGGTACCCTGAATGTGGCGGCCATGCAGATCGCCAACAAGGAAAACATCAAGGCGGGTATCCACTTTTCCCTGGGTGTAGCCCTCGTTGAGATCATATACCTGCGGATTTCCCTAAAGGGAATGGGGTGGGTCATCGAACACCACCAGTTGTTTTACTGGCTGGGCTGGGTCACGGTGGCTATGTTGCTGGCGCTGGCGTTTTTTACCTTCCGTGCGGCGACCCATCCGCACAAAAAGAAAAACATCCTGCTGGACAACAGCATGGGCCGGTTTTGGCTGGGGGCGACCATGAGTGCGCTAAACCCGGTGCAGATCCCGTTCTGGTTTGGCTGGAGCACCTACCTGCTGACCAACCGGATTTTACTGCCCAGGACAATCGAGTTTAATTTCTTTACGGCAGGCGGGGGGATCGGCACCCTGATGGGGCTGGCCGTTTTTATCTGGGGGGGCAACTATATCATCCAGAAGCTGGACGCCAACCAGAAAAAACTCGATATTTTTATCGGGTGCATTTTCCTGCTGACGGCTTTTATTCAAGCCTATAAAGTGCTCACCCAGCATTAG
- a CDS encoding T9SS type B sorting domain-containing protein — translation MKSSFLVVFLAAALGASAQCGYPAVIKGGCLNKQLVVHTLHALSKIVWYRDGVPVDSVTGKSSYGSARFVVGGDREGAINNQFGGTIESVFVDDTGNVYASDDLNNRVRKWAPGAASGVTVAGGNGQGAAANQLYDPGFLFVDRAGNLFVSDPGNNRVQKWVPGATSGVTVAGGNGPGNGAGQLSSPAGIYVDCEGGVYVADYWNERIQYWAAGATSGVTVVPTQSDTAPPTGLWVDAQHNICVTFGGANYIEKWTSGSTTGVEMFNTDNGRIISHPSAIYVDYYGNMYISDEVRVTKWDPSGHSGSTLPTYTGVPNFSYQYSLSVDCRGNVYTIVDSTEPNYHYCSSIYVLPLVTTIDTSYTPISPGAYYAHVTDVNGFSVNTDTVTVKPPPSVPPSVSIAATSTNVFICEPITFTATPVNAEGKPSFQWQVSGVPVGTDTTVYSNNIFANGDQVYCIMTASDGCGNFTDTSNVLPLKVDPQGHATVTISPSKDPVCAGTLMTFTAAVVNEANTPVFQWLVNGQPTNDTVDSYSSDTLKNNDVVYCLITSDASCGLAKSNSIRATIYPQPSIDTGQVFSVPIGQSLTLTPVTHGDIASYGWSPPTGLSDPYIQNPVASVVKDMVYTLVVVSPEGCADTGAIIVNAFTPLSIPGAFTPNGDGINDIFYVLGGPVGSKIEEFTIFNRWGQEVFHVQGVPPGDPSYGWNGWFQGIPAPVGAYVYFIRMDYVNGVRQAYKGAVTLMR, via the coding sequence ATGAAATCATCCTTTTTGGTTGTTTTTTTGGCTGCCGCCCTTGGGGCTTCGGCCCAGTGCGGGTATCCAGCCGTTATCAAAGGGGGCTGTCTGAATAAGCAGCTCGTTGTGCATACCCTGCACGCCCTCTCGAAGATCGTGTGGTACCGGGATGGGGTGCCGGTTGATTCGGTTACGGGAAAGTCTTCCTATGGGAGCGCTCGTTTCGTTGTGGGAGGAGACCGCGAAGGAGCAATAAATAATCAATTTGGTGGCACGATCGAAAGTGTTTTTGTAGACGATACCGGTAACGTTTATGCATCCGATGACTTGAATAACCGGGTACGAAAATGGGCGCCAGGCGCGGCCAGTGGGGTTACGGTCGCCGGGGGTAATGGACAGGGCGCGGCGGCCAACCAGCTCTACGACCCGGGCTTTTTATTTGTAGACCGTGCAGGAAACTTATTTGTATCAGACCCAGGAAATAACCGGGTGCAGAAATGGGTACCCGGTGCCACCAGCGGCGTTACGGTGGCAGGAGGCAATGGTCCTGGAAATGGCGCCGGACAGCTTTCAAGCCCCGCTGGTATCTATGTGGACTGCGAAGGCGGCGTGTACGTCGCCGATTATTGGAATGAACGCATTCAATACTGGGCGGCGGGGGCAACCAGCGGTGTGACCGTTGTGCCGACACAATCAGACACCGCTCCCCCGACAGGATTGTGGGTGGATGCCCAGCATAATATTTGTGTCACTTTTGGAGGAGCAAACTATATTGAAAAATGGACTTCCGGGTCGACGACTGGCGTCGAAATGTTTAATACGGATAATGGTCGAATAATAAGCCACCCATCAGCTATATATGTCGATTATTATGGCAATATGTATATATCGGATGAGGTCCGCGTGACTAAATGGGATCCAAGTGGTCATTCGGGTAGCACATTACCCACCTATACCGGTGTACCTAATTTTTCCTACCAATACTCGTTGAGCGTGGACTGCCGGGGAAATGTATATACAATCGTAGATAGTACCGAGCCTAATTACCATTACTGTAGCTCCATCTATGTACTTCCCCTCGTCACCACCATCGACACATCCTATACTCCTATTAGTCCCGGTGCCTATTATGCCCACGTCACGGATGTCAATGGCTTCTCGGTAAATACAGACACCGTGACGGTAAAGCCTCCCCCCTCGGTTCCTCCCTCCGTAAGCATTGCCGCCACGTCCACCAATGTATTTATCTGCGAACCCATCACCTTCACCGCGACCCCTGTAAACGCAGAGGGGAAACCTTCCTTCCAATGGCAAGTCAGCGGTGTCCCCGTCGGTACCGACACAACCGTGTATAGCAACAATATTTTTGCCAACGGTGACCAAGTATATTGCATCATGACGGCCAGCGATGGGTGCGGGAATTTTACCGATACGTCCAACGTCCTCCCCTTAAAAGTGGACCCACAGGGGCATGCGACCGTCACCATCAGTCCCTCGAAGGACCCCGTCTGCGCGGGCACACTGATGACCTTCACCGCGGCCGTGGTTAACGAGGCGAATACCCCGGTCTTCCAATGGCTGGTCAACGGCCAGCCCACCAATGACACAGTGGACAGCTATTCCAGCGACACATTGAAAAATAACGACGTCGTCTACTGTCTTATCACCAGTGACGCCTCCTGCGGTCTGGCAAAGTCGAACAGCATTCGCGCGACGATCTACCCCCAGCCTTCCATCGACACCGGCCAGGTCTTCAGCGTACCCATTGGCCAAAGCCTGACTCTTACGCCGGTGACCCATGGCGATATTGCAAGCTACGGCTGGAGTCCGCCGACAGGTTTGTCCGATCCTTATATCCAGAATCCTGTCGCCTCCGTCGTGAAGGACATGGTCTATACGCTTGTCGTCGTTTCTCCGGAGGGGTGCGCGGACACGGGGGCGATCATCGTCAACGCTTTTACTCCCTTGAGCATACCGGGGGCATTTACGCCAAACGGGGACGGCATAAACGATATATTTTATGTCCTGGGCGGTCCGGTGGGAAGTAAAATCGAAGAATTTACGATTTTCAACCGCTGGGGACAGGAGGTTTTCCACGTGCAAGGGGTGCCCCCCGGGGACCCATCGTATGGATGGAATGGCTGGTTCCAGGGGATACCGGCGCCGGTGGGGGCGTATGTCTATTTTATCCGGATGGATTATGTGAATGGGGTGCGACAGGCCTATAAGGGGGCAGTTACGCTGATGCGGTAA